One segment of Trachemys scripta elegans isolate TJP31775 chromosome 1, CAS_Tse_1.0, whole genome shotgun sequence DNA contains the following:
- the CLDND1 gene encoding claudin domain-containing protein 1, translated as MMDNRFATALVIACVLCLISTIYMAASIGTDFWYEYHSPAGNASELGRSILEEFISMDADEKTYTDALFRCNGTVGLWRRCITVPKNSHWYSPPETDMVRNCVSFSLSDQFAEKYMEPGNHNSGSDLNRTYLWRLQFLLPFVSLGLMCFGALIGLCACACRSLYPAIAIGILHFLAGLCTLGSVGCYVAGIELLHKKLHPPDEVQGEFGWSFCLACVSAPLQFMAAALFIWAARTNRKEFTLLKAYRVA; from the exons ATGATGGATAACCGCTTTGCTACAGCTCTAGTAATTGCCTGCGTGCTCTGCCTCATTTCCACCATTTATATGGCAGCCTCAATCGGTACAGATTTCTGGTATGAGTATCATAGCCCAGCTGGAAATGCCAGCGAACTTGGCAGGAGTATTTTGGAGGAATTCATCAGTATGGACGCAGATGAGAAGACTTATACAGATGCACTGTTCCGGTGCAATGGCACAGTTGGATTGTGGCGGAGATGTATCACTGTTCCCAAAAACTCTCACTGGTATAGCCCACCAG aaaCTGATATGGTCAGAAACTGCGTCAGTTTTTCCCTCTCTGATCAATTTGCGGAGAAGTACATGGAGCCTGGGAACCACAATAGTGGTAGTGACCTGAACCGGACCT ATCTTTGGCGTTTGCAGTTCCTCCTGCCCTTTGTCAGCCTAGGGTTGATGTGCTTTGGGGCTTTGATTGGCCTTTGTGCTTGTGCCTGTCGAAGCCTCTACCCTGCCATTGCCATAGGAATCCTACATTTCCTTGCAG GTCTGTGTACGCTGGGCTCAGTCGGCTGCTACGTAGCTGGAATTGAGCTGCTCCACAAGAAGCTGCACCCACCTGATGAGGTGCAGGGTGAATTTGGCTGGTCCTTCTGCCTAGCTTGTGTATCTGCTCCTTTACAGTTTATGGCAGCTGCCCTCTTCATCTGGGCGGCCCGCACCAACAGGAAGGAATTCACGCTCTTGAAAGCGTACCGTGTAGCATAA
- the GPR15 gene encoding G-protein coupled receptor 15, producing the protein MSETPFNYNDSYEYFFPTESPEEYCQALHMPYMGIFLPILYTTVFLVGIVGNSILMGALVFKFRVRRLIDTFILNLAASDFVFLLTLPLWVHKEIWLGVWRSGSFLCKGSSYIISVNMYCSIFLLTCMSADRYLAIMYPSVARKVRTRFYTNGLCICVWILSCLLGLPTLLSRELRQYNGQAYCIDVELTPAKRIVSLVTLILAFFFPLLSILTFYCSITKKLCMHFQKSGKHDKKLRKSIKIVFIVVAAFVFSWIPYNIFRLLAIISGLQDLKPPFCFPYVLAQAGMEVSSPFAFANSCANPFIYYCFDGYIRRNISQCLCPCVKGHSTGSSSDTLDTRISYSLSTFIHGEDAIRKRRRSLSF; encoded by the coding sequence atgtCTGAGACACCTTTCAACTATAACGATAGCTATGAATATTTCTTTCCCACTGAGAGTCCTGAAGAGTACTGCCAAGCTCTGCACATGCCATATATGGGCATTTTCCTTCCTATTCTGTATACCACTGTGTTCCTGGTGGGAATCGTCGGCAATTCCATCCTGATGGGAGCCCTGGTCTTCAAATTTAGAGTCCGCAGGCTGATCGACACCTTTATCCTCAACTTAGCTGCCTCTGACTTTGTTTTCCTCCTCACATTGCCACTCTGGGTACACAAGGAGATCTGGCTGGGGGTCTGGAGATCAGGCTCCTTTCTCTGCAAGGGCAGTTCCTACATCATCTCAGTCAACATGTATTGCAGTATCTTCCTCCTCACTTGCATGAGTGCTGATCGGTACCTGGCCATCATGTACCCCTCTGTAGCCAGGAAAGTCAGAACAAGATTCTACACTAATGGACTTTGCATCTGTGTCTGGATTCTCTCCTGCCTCCTAGGGCTTCCCACCCTTCTGTCCAGAGAACTCAGGCAATATAATGGCCAGGCTTACTGCATAGATGTGGAGCTCACACCTGCTAAACGGATTGTGTCACTGGTAACGTTAATTCTGGCCTTCTTTTTCCCCTTGCTGAGCATCTTGACCTTCTACTGCTCCATCACCAAGAAGCTCTGCATGCATTTTCAGAAATCTGGGAAACATGACAAAAAGCTGAGGAAATCTATCAAGATTGTCTTCATTGTAGTGGCTGCCTTTGTTTTCTCCTGGATTCCCTACAACATTTTCAGGCTTCTGGCTATCATCTCTGGGCTCCAGGACCTGAAGCCACCTTTCTGCTTTCCTTATGTCCTTGCCCAGGCGGGCATGGAAGTGAGCAGCCCCTTTGCATTTGCCAACAGCTGTGCCAACCCTTTCATCTACTACTGCTTCGATGGCTATATCCGCAGGAACATCTCACAGTGCCTGTGTCCATGCGTGAAGGGCCACAGCACTGGGAGCAGTTCTGACACCCTGGACACTCGCATCAGCTACTCTTTGTCCACTTTTATTCATGGGGAGGATGCCATTAGGAAACGGAGGCGCTCTCTGTCATTCTGA